The Strix aluco isolate bStrAlu1 chromosome 1, bStrAlu1.hap1, whole genome shotgun sequence genome has a window encoding:
- the TMEM71 gene encoding transmembrane protein 71 isoform X3 — MDFPGSTAFNEEHRHSLSQCIFPSYACVFLDDDPAYECCSTNPLTGSLSTCRHSPRLLSNGYYVLTEDSFLTDEEGNITLTPSQTTVTYKENLVRVFRRRKKIRRSLASLFNLSTSTSWPISNMDFSHVDDPWPDGCNKLEASQSDTGDSDFSSEYNSHVPQRQTPVSNGAPLTKDDEFLQPEKPFCASKSCSPFMINANGETLSNAESRTVQNVLSQMVALITCLIISICTRYFLGGLSATLLLIILVFLLSQDAAVSSFFSLDTSFKTAKFWK, encoded by the exons ATGGATTTTCCAG GTTCAACAGCATTTAATGAAGAACACAGACACAGCCTCTCACAATGTATTTTTCCAAG TTATGCTTGTGTCTTTTTGGATGATGACCCTGCCTATGAGTGTTGTTCCACAAATCCTCTGACAGGCTCCCTTTCCACATGTCGCCACAGCCCTCGACTGCTTTCTAATGGTTATTACGTTTTGACAGAAGACAGTTTTCTGACTGATGAAGAGGGCAACATCACACTGACACCATCCCAGACAACTGTTACATATAAAGAGAATTTGGTTCG TGTATTCAGGCGAAGGAAGAAAATCCGTCGCTCTCTGGCCAGCTTGTTCAATCTCAGCACCTCCACTTCATGGCCCATCAGTAATATGGATTTCTCCCATGTAGATGATCCTTGGCCTGATGGATGCAATAAACTAGAAGCCAGTCAGAGTGATACCG GTGATTCtgacttttcttctgaatataATAGTCATGTGCCACAAAGGCAAACTCCAGTATCTAATGGAGCCCCTCTCACCAAAGATGATGAGTTTCTTCAGCCTGAGAAACCATTCTGTGCTTCAAAATCCTGCTCTCCATTTATGATAAATGCAAATGGAGAGACTTTGAGCAATGCAG AATCCAGGACAGTGCAAAATGTCCTTTCTCAGATGGTTGCACTGATCACATGTTTAATCATTTCAATATGtacaag ATATTTTCTGGGAGGATTGTCTGCCACTTTGTTGCTGATAATTTTAGTTT
- the TMEM71 gene encoding transmembrane protein 71 isoform X4, with product MDFPGSTAFNEEHRHSLSQCIFPSYACVFLDDDPAYECCSTNPLTGSLSTCRHSPRLLSNGYYVLTEDSFLTDEEGNITLTPSQTTVTYKENLVRVFRRRKKIRRSLASLFNLSTSTSWPISNMDFSHVDDPWPDGCNKLEASQSDTGDSDFSSEYNSHVPQRQTPVSNGAPLTKDDEFLQPEKPFCASKSCSPFMINANGETLSNAESRTVQNVLSQMVALITCLIISICTRYFLGGLSATLLLIILVFLLSQDAAVSSFFSLDTSFKTAKFW from the exons ATGGATTTTCCAG GTTCAACAGCATTTAATGAAGAACACAGACACAGCCTCTCACAATGTATTTTTCCAAG TTATGCTTGTGTCTTTTTGGATGATGACCCTGCCTATGAGTGTTGTTCCACAAATCCTCTGACAGGCTCCCTTTCCACATGTCGCCACAGCCCTCGACTGCTTTCTAATGGTTATTACGTTTTGACAGAAGACAGTTTTCTGACTGATGAAGAGGGCAACATCACACTGACACCATCCCAGACAACTGTTACATATAAAGAGAATTTGGTTCG TGTATTCAGGCGAAGGAAGAAAATCCGTCGCTCTCTGGCCAGCTTGTTCAATCTCAGCACCTCCACTTCATGGCCCATCAGTAATATGGATTTCTCCCATGTAGATGATCCTTGGCCTGATGGATGCAATAAACTAGAAGCCAGTCAGAGTGATACCG GTGATTCtgacttttcttctgaatataATAGTCATGTGCCACAAAGGCAAACTCCAGTATCTAATGGAGCCCCTCTCACCAAAGATGATGAGTTTCTTCAGCCTGAGAAACCATTCTGTGCTTCAAAATCCTGCTCTCCATTTATGATAAATGCAAATGGAGAGACTTTGAGCAATGCAG AATCCAGGACAGTGCAAAATGTCCTTTCTCAGATGGTTGCACTGATCACATGTTTAATCATTTCAATATGtacaag ATATTTTCTGGGAGGATTGTCTGCCACTTTGTTGCTGATAATTTTAGTTT